The proteins below come from a single Rhodanobacter sp. LX-99 genomic window:
- a CDS encoding DUF4399 domain-containing protein has product MKRILLALALTGLASAALAADAGLPITPAPGGAEVYIISPSNGATVGQDVTVRFGLKGMGVAPAGVTKEHTGHHHLLVDVKELPAAGQPIPNDANHIHFGGGQTETTLKLKPGTHTLQLELGDQNHVPFDPAVVSKKITIHVK; this is encoded by the coding sequence ATGAAACGCATCCTGCTCGCACTTGCCCTGACCGGACTGGCCAGTGCCGCACTGGCCGCCGACGCTGGCCTGCCGATCACCCCGGCACCCGGCGGCGCCGAGGTCTACATCATTTCGCCCAGCAATGGCGCCACCGTGGGCCAGGACGTCACCGTGCGCTTCGGCCTCAAGGGCATGGGCGTGGCGCCGGCCGGGGTGACCAAGGAGCACACCGGCCACCATCACCTGCTGGTCGACGTGAAGGAACTGCCTGCTGCCGGCCAGCCGATCCCGAACGACGCCAACCACATCCACTTCGGTGGCGGCCAGACCGAGACCACGCTGAAGCTGAAGCCCGGCACGCACACCCTGCAACTGGAACTGGGCGACCAGAACCATGTGCCGTTCGATCCGGCGGTGGTGTCGAAGAAGATCACCATCCACGTGAAGTAA
- the gltX gene encoding glutamate--tRNA ligase, with translation MTVRTRFAPSPTGFLHIGGARTALYCWLESRRRGGEFILRIEDTDRERSTDAAVQAILDAMHWLGLDADEGPFYQTQRLARYKQVADELVAAGKAYYAYESKEEIEAMREAAMAKGEKPRYNGHYRDRNEPGFHEARRDDPNRVIRFRNPTEGSVVFDDKVKGRIEWANSELDDLVIFRSDGWPTYNFAVVVDDIDMGITEVIRGDDHVNNTPRQINIYHALGAKVPEFAHLPMILDKEGKKLSKRTNSVSVMEYRADGFLPHAILNYLVRLGWSHGDQEIFSREEMIALFDIADVNKAASRFDTEKLAWLNQHYLKTDAPQSLAAEFEWHLQRAGIDTSHGPAPVDVIVALRDRVHTLKEMAERAKIWYAPIAEWDDKAVAKHLKNDSAVAVLDAAKSLLAGCEWQPEPIHQVIEQVAAKLELGMGKIAQPLRVAMTGTQVSPSIEHTIYLAGCDEALKRIDAAIAIARG, from the coding sequence ATGACCGTCCGCACCCGCTTCGCCCCCAGCCCCACCGGTTTCCTGCATATCGGCGGCGCGCGCACCGCGCTGTATTGCTGGCTGGAGTCGCGCCGTCGCGGCGGCGAATTCATCCTGCGCATCGAGGACACCGACCGCGAGCGCTCCACCGACGCGGCGGTGCAGGCGATACTCGACGCGATGCACTGGCTCGGCCTCGACGCCGACGAAGGCCCGTTCTACCAGACCCAGCGGCTTGCGCGGTACAAGCAGGTCGCCGACGAGCTGGTCGCCGCCGGCAAGGCGTACTACGCCTACGAGAGCAAGGAAGAGATCGAGGCGATGCGCGAGGCCGCGATGGCGAAGGGCGAGAAGCCGCGCTACAACGGCCATTACCGCGACCGCAACGAACCCGGCTTTCATGAAGCCCGTCGTGACGATCCCAATCGCGTGATCCGTTTCCGCAATCCGACTGAAGGCTCGGTGGTGTTCGACGACAAGGTGAAGGGTCGCATCGAGTGGGCCAACAGCGAGCTGGACGACCTGGTGATCTTCCGCTCCGACGGCTGGCCCACCTACAACTTCGCCGTGGTGGTCGACGACATCGACATGGGCATCACCGAGGTGATCCGCGGCGACGACCACGTCAACAACACGCCGCGGCAGATCAACATCTACCACGCGCTGGGCGCGAAGGTGCCGGAGTTCGCGCACCTGCCGATGATCCTCGACAAGGAAGGCAAGAAGCTGTCCAAGCGCACCAACTCGGTCAGCGTGATGGAGTACCGCGCCGACGGCTTCCTGCCGCACGCGATCCTGAACTACCTGGTGCGGCTGGGCTGGTCGCACGGCGACCAGGAGATCTTCTCGCGCGAGGAGATGATCGCGCTGTTCGACATCGCCGACGTCAACAAGGCCGCTTCGCGCTTCGACACCGAGAAGCTGGCCTGGCTCAACCAGCACTACCTGAAGACGGATGCCCCGCAGTCGCTGGCCGCCGAATTTGAGTGGCACCTGCAGCGCGCCGGGATCGACACGTCGCACGGCCCGGCACCGGTCGACGTGATCGTGGCGTTGCGCGACCGCGTGCACACGCTGAAGGAAATGGCCGAGCGCGCGAAGATCTGGTACGCGCCGATCGCCGAATGGGACGACAAGGCGGTCGCCAAGCATCTGAAGAACGACAGCGCGGTTGCCGTGCTCGACGCGGCCAAGTCGCTGCTGGCCGGGTGCGAATGGCAGCCGGAACCGATCCACCAGGTGATCGAGCAGGTTGCCGCGAAGCTGGAACTGGGCATGGGCAAGATCGCGCAGCCGCTGCGGGTGGCGATGACCGGTACCCAGGTCTCGCCGTCGATCGAGCACACGATCTACCTGGCCGGCTGCGACGAAGCGCTCAAGCGCATCGACGCCGCGATCGCCATCGCGCGGGGATGA
- a CDS encoding transcriptional repressor, translating to MIRLEVKRVSHEVAHNPHAHHPHHHHEDAKGFVRAVEHASEERGLRLTPLRKEVLELVATAHKPVKAYDLLDQLREKHGNAAPPTVYRALDFLLENGFIHKLESINAFVSCHHPAEAHQVPFLICDICSSAQEVCDERVAELIEAQAKALGFRPQAQTLEVHGTCRNCRKA from the coding sequence ATGATCCGTCTTGAGGTGAAACGCGTGAGCCATGAAGTCGCCCACAACCCGCACGCGCACCATCCGCATCATCATCATGAGGATGCGAAGGGGTTCGTGCGTGCGGTGGAGCATGCCAGCGAGGAGCGCGGCTTGCGCCTGACCCCGCTGCGCAAGGAAGTGCTCGAACTGGTCGCGACCGCGCACAAGCCGGTCAAGGCCTACGACCTGCTTGACCAGCTGCGCGAGAAGCACGGCAACGCCGCGCCGCCGACGGTCTACCGCGCGCTCGACTTCCTGCTCGAGAACGGCTTCATCCACAAGCTGGAATCGATCAATGCGTTCGTCTCCTGCCACCACCCGGCCGAAGCGCACCAGGTACCGTTCCTGATCTGCGACATCTGCTCCAGTGCCCAGGAAGTCTGCGACGAGCGGGTTGCCGAGCTGATCGAGGCACAGGCCAAGGCACTCGGCTTCCGTCCGCAGGCGCAAACCCTGGAAGTGCACGGCACCTGCAGGAACTG
- the truA gene encoding tRNA pseudouridine(38-40) synthase TruA, producing the protein MRIALGIEYDGTDFNGWQRLKTDVSVQGVLEQALSKVADHPVEVSCAGRTDAGVHGRCQVVHFDTGARRDMRGWVLGACSNLPASVAVLWAQPVLDSFHARYAARSRRYRYHILNRPVRAALDARYVTWERLPLDAQRMHAAAQALLGEHDFSAFRALSCQAAHPRRRVLAVSVRREGEQLFVDIEANAFLHHMVRNIVGSLLLIGRGEQPVEWLAELLAGRDRQVAGPTALASGLTFVGPRYEAHWGLPPEVCLMGAGQ; encoded by the coding sequence ATGCGCATCGCTCTCGGCATCGAATACGACGGCACCGATTTCAACGGCTGGCAGCGCCTGAAGACGGACGTCAGCGTGCAGGGAGTGCTGGAGCAGGCCTTGTCGAAAGTCGCCGATCACCCGGTCGAGGTCAGCTGCGCAGGACGCACCGACGCCGGCGTGCATGGTCGCTGCCAGGTCGTGCACTTCGATACCGGGGCACGCCGCGACATGCGCGGCTGGGTGCTGGGTGCCTGCTCCAATCTGCCGGCCAGCGTGGCGGTGCTGTGGGCGCAGCCGGTGCTGGACAGTTTCCACGCGCGTTACGCGGCGCGCAGCCGGCGTTACCGCTACCACATCCTCAACCGGCCGGTGCGTGCGGCGCTGGACGCGCGCTACGTCACCTGGGAACGCCTGCCGCTGGATGCGCAGCGCATGCACGCCGCCGCCCAGGCCTTGCTCGGCGAGCACGATTTCAGCGCGTTCCGCGCCTTGTCCTGCCAGGCCGCGCATCCGCGCCGCCGCGTGCTGGCGGTGAGCGTGCGGCGCGAGGGCGAGCAGTTGTTCGTCGACATCGAGGCGAACGCGTTCCTGCATCACATGGTGCGCAACATCGTCGGCTCGCTGCTGCTGATCGGCCGCGGCGAGCAACCGGTGGAATGGCTGGCCGAACTGCTGGCCGGCCGCGACCGCCAGGTGGCCGGCCCGACGGCGCTGGCTTCGGGGCTGACCTTCGTCGGCCCGCGTTACGAGGCGCACTGGGGCCTGCCGCCGGAAGTCTGCCTGATGGGAGCCGGCCAGTGA
- a CDS encoding phosphoribosylanthranilate isomerase yields the protein MTRIKCCGMTRVGDALLAARLGADAIGLVFSARSKRQVTLAQAREIVAALPPFVATVALFMDDEASLVRQVLDEVRPTLLQFHGDESDGWCAQFGHPFLKAIAMGEGAAALPRLHDYPHATGLLLDGHAAGEAGGSGKAFDWSLLPGELAQPLILAGGLHAGNVGDAVRTARPWAVDVASGVESAPGIKDPLRLEAFIRAVRTADAE from the coding sequence GTGACCCGCATCAAGTGCTGCGGCATGACCCGGGTCGGGGATGCGCTGCTCGCCGCACGCCTCGGCGCCGACGCGATCGGACTGGTGTTCAGTGCGCGCAGCAAGCGGCAGGTGACGCTGGCGCAGGCGCGCGAGATCGTCGCGGCGTTGCCGCCGTTCGTCGCCACCGTCGCGCTGTTCATGGACGACGAAGCGAGCCTGGTACGGCAGGTGCTCGATGAAGTGCGGCCCACGTTGCTGCAGTTCCACGGCGACGAGAGCGATGGCTGGTGCGCACAGTTCGGCCATCCGTTCCTGAAGGCCATCGCGATGGGCGAGGGCGCGGCGGCATTGCCGCGCCTGCACGACTATCCGCATGCCACCGGACTGTTGCTGGACGGCCACGCCGCCGGCGAAGCCGGCGGCAGCGGCAAGGCCTTCGACTGGTCGTTGCTGCCGGGCGAGCTGGCACAGCCGCTGATCCTGGCCGGTGGCCTGCATGCAGGCAACGTGGGCGATGCCGTGCGCACGGCGCGCCCGTGGGCAGTGGACGTGGCCAGCGGGGTGGAATCGGCGCCGGGGATCAAGGATCCGTTGCGGCTGGAAGCCTTCATCCGTGCGGTGCGCACGGCCGACGCGGAGTGA
- a CDS encoding phosphatase PAP2 family protein, with protein sequence MNTPPSPPTSELLPGPRFALDRRVCVIANHWGARRLVGLFFGMVSRLGDGVFWYALMAALAVLGGQRGIAAATHMAATGLAALLLYRLLKRWTRRPRPYRACPGVIAHVPPLDEFSFPSGHTLQAVGFSVVALAWYPSLAPLLLGFTVLVAVSRVILGLHYPSDVLAAIVIGSGLGGVSLWLLSSLG encoded by the coding sequence ATGAACACGCCTCCATCGCCGCCCACGTCTGAGCTTCTGCCCGGGCCGCGTTTCGCGCTGGACCGACGCGTCTGCGTGATCGCCAACCACTGGGGCGCCCGGCGCCTGGTGGGCCTGTTCTTCGGCATGGTCAGCCGGCTCGGCGACGGGGTGTTCTGGTATGCACTGATGGCCGCGCTGGCCGTGCTCGGCGGCCAGCGCGGCATCGCCGCCGCCACGCACATGGCGGCGACCGGACTCGCCGCGTTGCTGCTGTATCGCCTGCTGAAGCGCTGGACGCGCCGCCCGCGTCCCTACCGCGCCTGCCCCGGCGTGATCGCGCACGTGCCGCCGCTGGACGAGTTCAGCTTCCCGTCCGGGCATACCTTGCAGGCGGTGGGCTTCAGCGTCGTGGCGCTGGCCTGGTATCCGTCGCTGGCGCCGCTGCTGCTGGGCTTCACTGTACTGGTCGCCGTCTCGCGGGTGATCCTCGGGCTGCACTATCCCAGCGACGTGCTGGCCGCGATCGTCATCGGCAGCGGTCTTGGCGGCGTGTCGCTGTGGCTGCTGTCGTCACTCGGCTGA
- the accD gene encoding acetyl-CoA carboxylase, carboxyltransferase subunit beta, which translates to MNWLQKIMNPRTRPQSPNGGKGSVPEGVWEKCGGCGTVLYRPELERNLMVCPKCGHHHYISARVRLGALLDEGSAQELWSGLEPTDPLKFRDSKKYRDRIAATQKKVGEKDAMVAMSGRLKGRPLMATAFEFAYMGGSMGSVVGEKFARAAERALADRSALVCFSATGGARMQEALFSLMQMAKTSAALARLRDAGVPYISVLTNPTTGGVSASLAMLGDINIGEPKALIGFAGPRVIEQTVRETLPEGFQRSEFLLDHGAIDLIVDRREMRDKLADLLGILMKAPRAA; encoded by the coding sequence ATGAATTGGCTGCAGAAAATCATGAACCCGCGCACCCGCCCGCAGAGTCCGAATGGCGGCAAGGGTTCGGTGCCCGAGGGCGTGTGGGAAAAGTGCGGCGGTTGCGGCACCGTGCTGTACCGGCCGGAGCTCGAGCGCAACCTGATGGTCTGCCCGAAGTGCGGCCATCATCACTACATCAGTGCGCGCGTGCGACTGGGCGCGCTGCTCGACGAGGGCTCGGCGCAGGAACTGTGGTCTGGCCTGGAGCCGACCGATCCGCTGAAGTTCCGCGACTCCAAGAAGTATCGCGACCGCATTGCCGCCACCCAGAAGAAGGTCGGCGAGAAGGATGCGATGGTCGCGATGAGCGGCAGGCTCAAGGGCCGTCCACTGATGGCGACGGCATTCGAGTTCGCCTACATGGGTGGCTCGATGGGTTCGGTGGTCGGCGAGAAGTTCGCGCGCGCCGCCGAACGCGCGCTGGCCGACAGGAGCGCGCTGGTGTGCTTCTCCGCTACCGGCGGCGCGCGCATGCAGGAAGCGCTGTTCTCGCTGATGCAGATGGCGAAGACCTCGGCCGCGCTGGCGCGCCTGCGCGACGCCGGCGTGCCGTACATCAGCGTGCTGACCAACCCGACCACCGGCGGCGTTTCGGCCAGCCTGGCGATGCTTGGCGACATCAATATCGGCGAGCCGAAGGCGCTGATCGGTTTCGCCGGTCCGCGCGTGATCGAGCAGACCGTGCGCGAGACCTTGCCGGAGGGCTTCCAGCGTTCGGAGTTCCTGCTCGACCATGGCGCGATCGACCTGATCGTCGATCGCCGCGAGATGCGCGACAAGCTGGCCGACCTGCTCGGCATCCTGATGAAGGCGCCGCGCGCGGCTTGA
- a CDS encoding cupin-like domain-containing protein has protein sequence MPAAIEEHHDTGRPIALADLVGRARPLVIRGLCRDWPMVAWARQSDTAFAQGLAALDNGSEVDALLLPPGEGVIGYNAAFDGFNYAHHRVSVTQGLQRLAQYSRQPDAPGLAMQSALISACLPGLLDDHAIPFLERSIQPRIWIGNRVTTPAHFDEYHNVACVVCGARRFTLFAPEQARNLYVGPLDFAPTGAAIGIARLDRPDDPRYPRLKLALAEAQVADLHPGDAIYIPPMWWHHVESLERINALVNYWWKPVPASGYAPNTALGCLMHCILTFRSLPPAERAAWKTLLDHYVFDDEDSAAHIPAGRRGILGPLTPEQLAELRETIRRYL, from the coding sequence GTGCCCGCGGCGATCGAGGAACATCACGATACCGGCCGGCCGATCGCACTCGCCGACCTGGTCGGCCGCGCGCGCCCGCTGGTCATCCGCGGCCTGTGCCGCGACTGGCCGATGGTGGCCTGGGCGCGGCAGTCGGACACGGCGTTTGCCCAGGGCCTGGCCGCGCTGGACAACGGCAGCGAGGTCGATGCGCTGCTGCTGCCGCCGGGCGAGGGAGTGATCGGCTACAACGCGGCGTTCGACGGCTTCAACTACGCGCATCACCGCGTCTCGGTCACCCAGGGCCTGCAGCGGCTGGCGCAGTACAGCCGACAGCCGGACGCGCCGGGCCTGGCGATGCAGAGCGCGCTGATCTCCGCCTGCCTGCCGGGGTTGCTGGACGATCACGCGATTCCGTTTCTCGAACGCAGCATCCAGCCGCGCATCTGGATCGGCAACCGGGTCACCACGCCCGCGCATTTCGACGAGTACCACAACGTCGCCTGCGTCGTTTGCGGCGCCCGGCGCTTCACCCTGTTCGCGCCGGAACAGGCGCGCAACCTGTATGTCGGACCGCTGGATTTCGCGCCCACCGGCGCGGCGATCGGCATCGCCCGGCTCGATCGCCCGGACGATCCGCGCTACCCCCGCCTGAAGCTGGCCCTGGCCGAGGCGCAGGTGGCGGATCTTCACCCCGGCGACGCGATCTACATCCCGCCGATGTGGTGGCATCACGTCGAGTCGCTGGAGCGGATCAATGCACTGGTGAATTACTGGTGGAAACCCGTGCCTGCCAGCGGCTATGCACCGAACACCGCACTGGGCTGCCTGATGCATTGCATCCTCACCTTCCGCTCGCTGCCGCCCGCGGAGCGGGCCGCGTGGAAGACGTTGCTGGACCATTACGTGTTCGACGACGAGGATTCCGCCGCGCATATCCCTGCCGGCCGGCGCGGAATACTCGGTCCGCTGACACCCGAACAACTGGCCGAGTTGCGCGAAACCATCCGGCGCTATCTGTGA
- a CDS encoding glycosyltransferase family 1 protein has translation MRIGIVSETYPPEINGVALTVHSLAAGLAARGHDIDLIRPRQPQPHGDEAGIDALELRGGALPRYPGLRFGLPAGRTLRQHWSKQRPDAVYVATEGPLGWSAMRAARRLGIPLSSGFHTRFDSYASHYGLGLLTPLVRGYLRRFHQRAAATLVPTDALARELHAMGIANARLLRRAVDTQLFHPNRRDEALRASWGVDAATPVVLYVGRIAPEKNLDLAVQAFRAIRQQVPQARYVWVGDGPARDALQAAHPDFIFAGVQRGEALARHYASADLFPFPSLSETFGNVIIEALAAGLPVVAYAEGAAREHLVDGVNGYCIASGNAAAFIGAAAKLAGNPALIRHMGRAGHAGMAGLSPDAVIRDFETLLREMAEENLHEHASIAAHV, from the coding sequence ATGCGCATCGGCATCGTCAGCGAAACCTATCCACCGGAAATCAACGGCGTCGCGCTGACCGTGCACAGCCTCGCCGCCGGACTTGCCGCGCGGGGCCACGACATCGACCTGATCCGCCCGCGCCAGCCGCAGCCACATGGCGATGAAGCCGGCATCGACGCGCTCGAACTGCGCGGCGGCGCCCTGCCCCGTTACCCCGGCCTGCGCTTCGGCCTGCCAGCCGGACGCACGCTGCGCCAGCACTGGTCGAAGCAGCGTCCCGACGCGGTGTACGTAGCTACCGAGGGACCGCTCGGCTGGTCGGCCATGCGTGCCGCCAGACGACTGGGCATCCCGCTCAGCAGCGGCTTCCATACCCGCTTCGACAGCTACGCCAGCCACTACGGCCTGGGCCTGCTCACGCCGCTGGTGCGCGGCTACCTGCGCCGCTTCCACCAGCGTGCCGCCGCCACGCTGGTGCCGACCGACGCACTCGCACGGGAGCTGCATGCCATGGGTATCGCCAACGCACGCCTGCTGCGCCGCGCGGTGGACACGCAGCTGTTCCACCCGAACCGGCGCGATGAAGCCTTGCGCGCCAGCTGGGGCGTGGACGCCGCCACGCCGGTGGTGCTGTACGTCGGACGCATCGCGCCGGAGAAGAATCTCGACCTGGCGGTACAGGCCTTTCGCGCGATCCGCCAGCAGGTGCCGCAGGCGCGTTACGTATGGGTCGGCGACGGCCCGGCCCGCGACGCGCTGCAGGCCGCGCATCCGGATTTCATCTTCGCCGGCGTGCAGCGCGGCGAGGCGCTGGCACGGCACTACGCCAGCGCGGACCTGTTCCCCTTCCCCAGCCTCAGCGAGACCTTCGGCAACGTGATCATCGAGGCGCTGGCCGCCGGCCTGCCGGTGGTGGCCTACGCCGAAGGCGCCGCGCGCGAGCATCTCGTCGACGGCGTCAACGGCTACTGCATCGCATCGGGCAACGCAGCGGCCTTCATCGGGGCGGCGGCGAAACTTGCCGGCAACCCGGCGCTGATCCGGCACATGGGCCGCGCCGGCCACGCCGGCATGGCCGGGCTTTCGCCGGACGCGGTGATCCGCGATTTCGAAACCCTGCTGCGCGAGATGGCCGAGGAGAACCTGCATGAACACGCCTCCATCGCCGCCCACGTCTGA
- the trpA gene encoding tryptophan synthase subunit alpha → MSRIDRRFAALKSAGRTGLVPFVTAGDPSPQHMVALMHALVDAGADLIELGVPFSDPMADGPVIQHASERAIAKGVGLAEVLGWVAAFRQRDADTPIVLMGYLNPVEIHGYARFAQEAVQAGVDGVLLVDCPLEESAVLQPLRDAGLQQILLAAPTTAPSRMAQLCGSAEGFLYYVSFAGTTGAAHLSTGDIAARVADIRAHAKAPVAVGFGIRDAASAQAIAGFADAVVIGSALVERLAGATDAAEIATRAQAFLAPIRTALDTH, encoded by the coding sequence ATGAGTCGCATCGACCGTCGCTTCGCCGCCCTGAAATCGGCCGGCCGCACCGGCCTGGTTCCGTTCGTCACCGCCGGCGATCCGTCGCCGCAGCACATGGTGGCGCTGATGCACGCACTGGTCGACGCCGGCGCCGACCTGATCGAGCTGGGCGTGCCGTTCTCCGACCCGATGGCCGACGGCCCGGTTATCCAGCACGCCAGCGAGCGGGCGATCGCGAAAGGCGTGGGCCTGGCCGAGGTGCTGGGCTGGGTCGCTGCGTTCCGACAGCGCGATGCGGACACGCCGATCGTGCTGATGGGCTACCTCAACCCGGTCGAGATCCACGGCTACGCGCGCTTCGCGCAGGAGGCCGTGCAGGCCGGCGTCGATGGCGTGCTGCTGGTCGATTGCCCGCTGGAGGAATCCGCCGTGCTGCAGCCGTTGCGCGACGCCGGGCTGCAGCAGATCCTGCTCGCCGCACCGACCACCGCACCCTCGCGTATGGCGCAGTTGTGCGGTTCGGCCGAGGGTTTCCTGTACTATGTCTCGTTTGCCGGCACCACTGGTGCGGCACACTTGAGCACCGGCGACATCGCGGCGCGCGTGGCGGATATCCGGGCCCATGCGAAGGCGCCGGTGGCGGTGGGCTTCGGCATCCGCGATGCGGCGAGCGCGCAGGCGATCGCCGGTTTCGCCGATGCGGTGGTGATCGGCAGTGCGCTGGTCGAGCGGCTGGCCGGGGCGACGGATGCCGCGGAAATCGCCACGCGCGCGCAAGCGTTCCTGGCGCCGATCCGCACCGCGCTCGATACGCATTGA
- the trpB gene encoding tryptophan synthase subunit beta produces the protein MSKIVDYNAYPDAHGRFGNYGGSYVAETLMAPLAELTEAYLRLRDDPAFIAELDRDLKHYVGRPSPIYHAERLSQHVGGARILFKREDLNHTGAHKINNTVGQALVARNMGKTRIIAETGAGQHGVASATVAARLGLKCVVYMGAVDIERQKINVYRMKLLGAEVVPVTSGSKTLKDALNEAMRDWVTNVADTFYIIGTVAGPHPYPLMVRDFNAIVGREARAQVLEQYGCLPDVLTACVGGGSNAIGLFHAFLNDAGVRIVGAEAAGEGIATGHHAASLAAGRPGVLHGNRTYVLCDDNGQITETHSISAGLDYPGVGPEHAFLKDAGRAEYVGVTDDEAMEAFHLLARTEGILAALESSHAVAQAIKLARELPKDGIVLCNLSGRGDKDVHTIAAREGVEV, from the coding sequence ATGAGCAAGATCGTGGATTACAACGCCTACCCCGACGCGCACGGCCGCTTCGGCAACTACGGCGGCAGTTACGTCGCCGAGACCCTGATGGCGCCGCTGGCCGAACTGACCGAAGCCTACCTGCGCCTGCGCGACGATCCGGCGTTCATCGCCGAACTCGACCGCGACCTCAAGCACTACGTCGGCCGGCCCAGCCCGATCTACCACGCCGAACGGCTGTCGCAGCACGTCGGTGGTGCGCGCATCCTGTTCAAGCGCGAGGATCTGAACCACACCGGCGCGCACAAGATCAACAACACGGTCGGCCAGGCGCTGGTCGCGCGCAACATGGGCAAGACCCGCATCATCGCCGAGACCGGCGCCGGCCAGCACGGCGTGGCCAGCGCCACGGTGGCGGCGCGGCTGGGCCTGAAGTGCGTGGTCTACATGGGCGCGGTGGACATCGAGCGGCAGAAGATCAACGTCTACCGCATGAAGCTGCTCGGCGCCGAGGTGGTGCCGGTGACGTCCGGCTCGAAGACGCTGAAGGATGCGCTGAACGAGGCGATGCGCGACTGGGTCACCAACGTGGCCGACACCTTCTACATCATCGGCACGGTGGCCGGGCCGCATCCGTACCCGCTGATGGTGCGCGATTTCAACGCGATCGTCGGTCGCGAGGCGCGCGCGCAGGTGCTGGAGCAATACGGCTGCCTGCCGGACGTGCTGACTGCCTGCGTCGGTGGCGGTTCCAACGCGATCGGCCTGTTCCATGCGTTCCTCAACGATGCCGGCGTGCGCATCGTCGGCGCCGAGGCGGCCGGCGAGGGCATCGCCACCGGGCATCACGCGGCCTCGCTGGCGGCCGGCCGGCCCGGCGTGCTGCACGGCAACCGCACCTACGTGCTGTGCGACGACAACGGCCAGATCACCGAAACGCATTCGATCTCGGCTGGCCTCGACTATCCCGGCGTCGGTCCCGAGCATGCGTTCCTGAAGGACGCCGGCCGCGCCGAGTACGTCGGCGTGACCGACGACGAGGCGATGGAGGCATTCCATCTGCTTGCGCGCACCGAGGGCATCCTGGCCGCGCTGGAATCCAGCCACGCGGTGGCGCAGGCAATCAAGCTGGCGCGTGAATTGCCGAAGGACGGCATCGTGCTGTGCAACCTGTCCGGCCGCGGCGACAAGGACGTGCACACGATCGCGGCGCGCGAAGGAGTCGAGGTATGA